From the Pocillopora verrucosa isolate sample1 chromosome 11, ASM3666991v2, whole genome shotgun sequence genome, the window TAATGCCCTTGGGTTTATTTGGCTCTCCAGCGCAATTGTTAGCATCAAGACGTCGCTCATTCTCACCGTGGAGCGGTATTTGGCAGTTGTGTACTGTATGCAACCCTCATTACGAATCACTCGGAAGATAGCGTTCATCCTTGTGTTAATCACATGGTGTTTGGGCGTGAGCATCGCTGTTTTGCCGTTGGTCAATATTTCTGTCTATGACGGCAATACATTCTGTACTCCTATTCGCCCGATCAAAGACATTCCCCATTCGTATGAGCTGAGTATTGGACTTTCCTTGTGGGGAATAGTCCTGTATTTCATCACCATACCCTTCTacattaaagtttttaaaactgtgaagaaaacggaaaaaaaggcTGGAATCAAAAGAGACGGAACCCTAGCAAGGAGAATCGGAGCTTTAGTCCTTAGCAACATGATCTTTTTCTTGGTGCCTATCGTCATCGCGTTTCTGTGGCTTACGACGAACATTCAAGAGGTGATGTCCCCGCAAAGTAGAGAAATTCTCACGGGCGTTCTACCAACCATCCTTTTCAGCTTTAATTCACTTATTAATCCCCTTCTTTACGCCTTCAGAGCAGAAAAATTCAGAAAGGCCATCAAGATTAAAATAGATTATATATGTCTTCGTAAAGGCCGTAGCACGTCGTTGACAAGTTCGCTCTCGGGCAGACTCCGAGGCCCGACAGTAAGCTCCAACAATGGCGGTGGAAGTCCAGGCAGGCAAACCCCTGAGTTGAGGACTTCACGCAGTGTGTTAAGCTTGACGAAGATATAGTTTTCCAGTTGAACTGGCAGTCAAGGAAGGAGCTCCCAGAAGGTCAACTTCCTGGTATATCTAGGCGTAAAAATACTGCGACATCTCTTACGAAGGACCATCAGGAGAGAATATGCTTTCCTCTCCTCAACTCTCCTCAATTTAAAAGACACGGTAGCTTAACTTATTGAAGACTGGAAATGAGTCTGAACCCAATCCTAGTTAGGTGTGATTCAATAATgaaaagaacaggaaaataGTTAATGATGaagaaatgttcttaaaaaaaaaacgttttgagcTTAATTATAGGTTCCAAAATTGTATTTCGATTGCGAGACTATATCATGTTGGACTCACACTATGCGTTTGGTTTTCTCAATGTTGGATTTTTCTAAATACTGATTAATTCCAGGTCAAGGGCTTGTAATGATAGCACTGTATTGAATGTTTACCCGGAAAAGTATAACTTAGTCGGTTTCTGGCTACTATGCGCTTAGTTTGCACAAACTTTAGATGGAACTGAATACACTAATCTCTATGACAGCAAGGGCAACGAGTTTTCAAGGGGGTGTTAATATATCCAGCgaattgaataattttgttaataattgtAAACTTGTGCAGTTTACATAGGTTTTCATTGGTCAAGAAACTCGTGCCAGTCTCCAAACCTTTCATTTGGCGAGTTATTACAGTTGAATATCGTTTATCGTAAATTAAGTATCGTTAGatggaccaatcagaattcTTTTTGGGCTATATCGTGTATGAATGTTTGGGCCTAGTCTCCTGAACAGCAGCACTTTCTTTAGGTCACGCAGCGCGCGCACCACCAATTAAGTTGCGTGACGTGTGGGAGCTTTGATGGATTGAGAAATAAAGCTATTAATCATTGCATGCCATTAATAATCCGATAAATCAACATAATTAGAATTAAATAAAGTAGCATGGAAAAATTATCATCTAATGGGCTCCTTTTATCTGCCATTATTTTAAGAATTGAAGATTGAAAATGTGTTTGTCGTCAAGTATTCAGTGGCGCTATTGATACGTTGCAATTAGGGACTGCAGCAAACACACCGATAAATTctcaaaattgaatgaaataaccAGCGGTGTCCTAAATACATAAGAATTAATTTACAGTAATGACATACAAGGTCAATGAAAATCAAACGAAGAAAAGGCAGCAAGAACATGCCTGACGGTTAGGATACTAGTACGAAACGACACTCGAGGGAAAATTCTGACTGATCATAATTGACGCGAAAAGTATTTGATTATACCCATACCGCGAAGAGGTTGGAGACTAGCAGACCGCTGACCGATATTGCAGCAGGGACAAAAAAAGTACTGTGATTGTTGACTTAAGGCCCAGTGGtgggagagggagagggagaggtaCTCGTTACTTAACCACGTTTTCTACGGGGACATTCTCCCCTTAGGTTTAAATCAACCTTAACATTTCTATCCACAGTCCAGTATCAGGTGGTCAGTTGTTAAAGTCCCGAATTTGTTTACCcataatcactgtaattttcagcTCCATTAGCGGTCGCGGTCATCCTTTACCAGGTCCCTCCGGCCTGTTTTTATCGTTCTCGACCAGCTGTACTGAGGGTCACTGAAATTGGTCCTTCCCCCAGGTATTAGTACACATTACATGTAGTCGAACATGACGTACTAAATAGACAATTACGTTTCTCAATGCGGAAGTTTGCAGACCATATCTTCAATGGAAGTGTTTGGCTGCTTCtctcgctttcttgttttgAGACACTCTCTCCATGGTAGATACTTAAGGCAGTCTGCAAAAAGATTTTGGCGTACAATGGCAAGTAATCCCCAAAATAACTCCTTACAAACTGCCGATGTAGACTGCAGAACAGACTCTGAGAACGACACTGCAGAAATTACCAAGGCAAGTgacttgatttttctttctctgttaaGTAACCAAGCATCTATAGATTTGATTGCAAACGTATTGCTCTCTAGTTTTGACATTTTCAGCTTCCAAGAtcagatgaaaaatatttaggGCATTTTAAGTATAAGCCTCTCGTATTTAGAGCCGTAAGTAAATATATCTACAGTGGAACATCACTCGCTCGATGGCTGTCTCCTCCTCGGACGAAAGTAACGAAATTAGAAAATTGAGTCAGTTGCCAGAGGGTTTCGCCACATGTGAATAAGCacgtaaacattttttcctctAAGCTGCATCATTAAGTGTTTAAATTTAATCTTAAGTTTTGTGTGTAACATGCATGAGCAGCCTTTCTACTTCATCTTTTCGATAAGCTTGTAAGTGCTActgaaagccttttttcaatttttgccgCCAAGTGCCAATCTTTGTtgcgaaaaaaaggaaatctcAAGCAATCAATAATAAAAAGATACAATAAAATGAGATAAACAGATAAATCATCTACATTGTGTTTTCGTGAAGGATTGTTagaattaaagaagagaaaaatgccAGTAATGAATAGTATGTATAGTATGTTATATTTTAAAGAGGTATGTGAAAATACAGGCTTATGAACTAGCTGGAGGATGTTATC encodes:
- the LOC131795282 gene encoding probable glycoprotein hormone G-protein coupled receptor; this translates as MLKEIKGVTWNDPCANCSLVKNHTLKEGEFKNNGVNIETSELRKGDYLVGNMGHCRVNRLEASQEVVGYANHGFFPRCLEIKACFDNEIRVTPLHRCWDIDNKILSIEFLIAPIAMILNLTVIVVTLTTRVLRRNVTMCLTSNMALSDFLVSLYTLILVCTRLKPYTEFMLFMKNLCNALGFIWLSSAIVSIKTSLILTVERYLAVVYCMQPSLRITRKIAFILVLITWCLGVSIAVLPLVNISVYDGNTFCTPIRPIKDIPHSYELSIGLSLWGIVLYFITIPFYIKVFKTVKKTEKKAGIKRDGTLARRIGALVLSNMIFFLVPIVIAFLWLTTNIQEVMSPQSREILTGVLPTILFSFNSLINPLLYAFRAEKFRKAIKIKIDYICLRKGRSTSLTSSLSGRLRGPTVSSNNGGGSPGRQTPELRTSRSVLSLTKI